AATATGCCTCAGGGACCCGCGCGCTTTGTGAAGTTTACTGGGTACGAATCGTACACATTCGCAACCGCCACATGGAGTTGAGAACGTGGCCCGCTTTCACTGAGTCGCTGTCGCCTGGCCCCAGCGCGACACTCTAGTCCCTCGACTAGGCCGCACAACTTGGCCGCCCATTTCGCGCGCGACAGACAGACGAggatcaagaacaagatccTAGCAGATGCCAATCCCCGGTCCTGAGAATTTCCGCTTCCAGTTGGCTGCGGCACTGATGGCAATGGCCTGGCAGGGCAGGTACAGTATGAAGGTACCTTAGACAGGCCGAGGTGCCCTGCAGCAGCTCCGGCCGCGGGGCTCTCGGCGCTCGAGGGGAGGGGACCCGGGTGTGggttggtgctggtgctggtgctggctgGTGCCCCTCGCCGTCCAGCCTCTGGCTCTGCTGTTATACAAGCTGGTACTTTGGGCTGGTTGCTGTGCATTAGTGGCCGCCAAAGCAGAGATCTCGGAGGTCCAGATGGTGGCAGTGAGCCAGGCACATCCTGTTCTGCTtgtcttgttgttgatgtagGTGCTGGTATCGCTTCGCTTTGTCTACAGTACCTGATGGCTGCAGGTCATTTCGCCCCTCAACGTCTTGACTCTTCCTTCGAGGTGCTTGACCTGACGACCAGAAACGAGTTACCCGCTCCGGGCCACTGAGGTGAAGCCGTCCTCGCCACCTGACTTGAAGCTAAAGCAAGTTGGAAATTGCTGCCATGTCGTAGTGATGCATCTTCAATCGCGTGTCTGCATGAGCTTCGCAGACCGGGCCCTGACTGGCCCCATCGCCCCCCATTCCTAAGGCCATGCCATCATGCCCTCTTGTCTATCTACGCAGCAGCACGGCCGGACACGGATGGAAGAGTGCGCCGGTAGCATCGGGGGCTGCACGGTGAGAGGGGGATGGGGGCAAGCGAGAGCATAGAGTTTGGCGCAAGAGGCCttgctggaggagaagaaaaaaagactcTGGAGTGGAAAGAAAACAAtaacaaaaaaaaaaccgaGAGAGGAGACGGAcccgggaggaggagaaaaaaaaaatggaACGTACTAGGTCCCTTCGTGGTACGCCGGTGGCCGAAGGCGTTAACTTTGGGAATCAGAGATCGCCTGGTCGCTGCATCCTCCATGTGTTCCGGTGGAGTGGCCTAGTCGCCAGCGACTTTGATCAACTGGCAACCAGGTAGGCCAACACAGCAAAGATGGGTCACACTCTTTCGAGAGCCGCATCGTTGCTTGCATCTGCCTCCATTCGCGCGTCGTCCTTTGTCTCCAGACACCCCCTGTCCCCGCGCTAACAAGCTGTCTGCAATAAAGGCACACATGTCTCGCCGTGCCATCGGCTCGACTCGTCTGCAGCAGATGCACTCGCAGGTCAGTCAGGTCGCGACGGACGGAGCTTTTGACAAGACCAAGCAAGGTATCCTATCCGGCCGGTATCCTTACAGTACCTACCATACTTACTGGACCCTTCTCCCGAGCCCTTTCTTATCTTGAAGCTTCCTTCGTCTCTACTCTGCTCTGCTTCAAAACCTTCTCCCTCGCTCGCTCTCGTTCTCGTTCTCCATCTTCTATCCCATCTATTCTATCATCCACCacccccatccatcccatctcgCTCGCACCCACCAGAGCCCCCCCTACCTACCTCCACGGCACACGACTCGAAGCCAATTTGACAGGACCCTGAACGCCTTTTTGCATCTCTGCCCTCCAGAGGCAGGCATTGAGTATTCACCAGGATTACTCCAGTCTCAATTCTACAATCCCCGTTGTCTATCTCGCACCCTGCCACCTTGAATCAAAGGGCAGGTTGATATCCCGTCGTCGCCTCCACCTCCGTCCGCGCTccgccttgtccttgtctcgAGCTCGATTCTTGGGTGAACCAAACGGAATTGGATTATACTCTTGGCCTACCTCTCTGCGTTCATCGCTGTTTTTCTGGTTTCTAGACAAGCGTTCTTGATCTGTTTTTTACTCTGccattattattcttattttttttttctcccctCCGAACCCCCCCCTCTCCGGCCTGTCCCACACTGGTCGGTCTCCCGCATCAGAGGCGCGCTCTTACAAGCTCGGTTTCCACTTTTCTGCTCCTTCCTTCAACCGCAAccgtcctcggcctcgacgctCCGGCGCAGCTCGGTGAACGCCACCACACAAATTATCACAATGGGCGGTTTCTACATGCAGTATCTCGAGAGTAAGTTGGTCCATGAATCAATTCAGCCCCTTTTGAGAAGTCAATTCCGGTCCAGCCATCGGCAATTGATTCATCACTCGCTGGGTGAAACCGAGTTCCCCGCCTGCGGTGACTCTTTGACGCCGAAGTGGCGGGGACAACGGCACATCTCCCGGTTATACATCCACTCACAACATTGAGTCCAAGTTGGACCATGCCACTGCGTCAATGTTAGTCGAGGAATCATGGCAATGCCAGACTTTAGAAGACTTAGGCCTTCAAGTCTCGCGTTGGCATGACGACGAGACTGACGCCATTCGACCACGACCTTCCCCCATGGCCGAGTGCCTATTCAAACACAAAGAAGAAAGGACTCTTTGCTAACCAAGATTTCAAACAGGCCTCTGCCGGCGTCGAGGATGGACAGACCCCATGTACGAGTGCTACCGGGACCACAGCGGCTACACTTGTCTTGTCCTGGTCAACGGCCGCGAGTACCAGACGGATCTCGCCTACGAGTCTGACGTTCTTGCTCAGGAGAACGCCGCCATGCGTGCCTTTATGGTCTGTCGCAACTTCTCTGTCAACGGAGGCATGCTGGCCCGCAACGGCATCGTCCAGGGCCTGCCTGCTCAGGACTCGGGCCGCCGCCGCAAGAGTCGTCACACTTCATCCCGGGACAGTGACCGCCACAGTCGACGATCAGGTCATCACTCGAGCAGTAGCTCGACAGCCTCGTTCGAGTAGAAGCTGCCGGTGCAGCTCACGACGGTTATTCGGGTCCAAGTTGATAGTACACCAACGGGCTTAGATCGGCATGGAAGTCACCCACGTGAAACCATGCTTGGAAGCACAGGGGAAAGGAGCCCAGGCACAAGACGACTTACAAGCGGTTGAAATGCTTCACAGCTACCCCGAGGGATATACCCACACCGACCTCCCTCGGCAACCTCTCTCACGAGACTCAAGGAAGAATCCTCGACtttcttcatcatcttcttcattttctgttttcttctcttcttttggCAAGAGACAAGGCGACTCCCGCCTCCAAATCCTCTGGCCATTTTTCAACGACTCATGATGATATGATACGACTTAGATGCAGCTTCACTCCGACGGCCGGCATATGCGACTTTGCTTTTACCTACCTTGCGTCATTTGCTTCTCACACGAGATTGGACTGATTTTTCACCTACGTTATTCTCTTGTTCACTCCTATTCCAATTTTCCTTTGCCTTGACGAAACCTTGAATATTCGGTCCGGTTTGAGTGGGTGTCCATCACTCAGAGCTCATGACGAGGTCACCGACATGGGCGTTACGGGAATACTTCTTCCAGCGATACTGGCACACCACGATTGTTTTCTGCAGGATTTGCTCAGGGTGGTCACGTAGTTGAGGGAAGTGGCcaacaaaaaagaaaaaaagatggAAGGGAAAAGTCTGCGTTTGGACAAAAAGCTCAACGATTCTGCGACGCCATTCACAGGGGAGGGTAGATTCTTTTCACGAATTCAAGCCAGCCCGGCTTTTACACGCCAGGTACGACCAGCTTACGACAAAACAACCAaaatgagagagagagaaaaggcgTCCTTCTATCGAAATTTTGCTGGGGCTTTTTATCATCAAAAATGGTCGAGGGGCAGGCTTGACTAGCAACTTTGGGTTGCTATTTTTCCCGGGGTTTGAGGATTTAAGATGAAGGACGAACTGTGCTGCAAAGGGGAAAAGTTTGTGCATCGGGGAAGCCAGCGTTGACTTTTTTGTTGTTTACGGTTGAACAATGTGGGATGAAGCGGATGATGTGACGAGTTCGAGTATGGACAGTGATGGAGTATGATGACAAGATATTTTAACGACGCCAATGATAACGACCTTTTTTTACTTGCACCTGCTGTCGGTAGAGATGGAGAGTCTATGTCGTGACCTCTCATATGGTGCAGATTGATGAGTACACGGGATGGATGTAAGATGCTTACATTGGGAGGGGAAGTcagcctcaacaacagcaacaacaggcgTGTCCCTATTACACACATCAGTATTTCCCGTACACACCGGTCCACCATGGTTCTCACTTACATGACAACCGAACCCGGGTCATGTCAGCACGGCAATCAACCATTTCGACCCAGGAGCTAGGGTGGGCCGCTGCACTCGATGAGGTGTACCGAAACGTGGGGAAATAAACCCTTGATTAAAGAGAGGCCGGGATCAAGGTGGATAGAGTTGCTTTTTCCGAAACTCTGCTGTACGTACGTACATACCAGACGCAGTGGTTCGTGCCAGAGGAGCAAGCCAAGTTGAGTGCGGCTGGCTGAGGAAATAAGTGGTTGGCGAGGCATGGTGCTTCCTGGTTGGAGATGCCTTTCGAAATAAGTTCCGGCTCTTCTAACCTAGTTGCAGGAATGAGAAGGGCCGGAAGCTTCTCGGGTTGAGGAGTGTCCAGCTGCGCCCAGGTTGTTAATGAACACCCTACATGTGTCATGTATGTTCAAGATACATGGGTTCGGGTCAATGAGATGAACCAAACCTAAAACAGAATCGCCGAGTCGTTGCAGGGTAGGGAGTTTACGAATGGCCCAGTATCACCAAGATTCATGCAAGACATGTTCTAGTGGTGATCTTATGAAGTTGAGGTCTGCATAGCTAAACACCTTGACGACGTCCACCATGTTAGTTTCAGACCTAGCCGCCCAGGTCTTTAGCGATGACGTCTGGGGTGTCGTGGCACTGCTGTGAAACAAAGGACCAATGATCAGCACCAGCAAAAGATCGCCATTGCCTGCCAATGTCGTCCTCGTGCTCCCACCCTTGAGgcaaagtttattaaaagacAGCTGCTGCGCGGTCATGGGACTCTAACTGACAGCCTTCAGGGTAAGACGGACGACGAGGCTAGACCGGATGGGGGAGTCGACAACAGGAAGATCTGTCCAGCTCTTCGTGGGGTCGCGAGATGCAGGATGATGTGAGTGGACGTGTCAGACGGGGGGGtttgaggctgaggagggtgGTCTACTAGACGACATGGCCCCCGCGAGATGGAGTTCAAGCGAGATGGCGTGGTTGTGGGTGAAGTGTGGGATAAATTTGGAGGGGATTACGAGATTGCCGCGTCGTTACGAGGAGCTTGAAGCATAAGAGAGGCAAAGAAGCTCCAATCAGCGGGATGCAATTGGCAAGATCAGATGTCGATATGATGGGGTCAGGAGCACAATGCAATGCATCAACACGAAATGGCAAACAAGTAAATTGAATTCCAGGGTCTGGCCAGGGGTTGTAGAGTTAAAGACGGGAATAACAGCTCGTGAAAGGCCAAGTGGCCACCTCCTGAATGGGAAAAAAAGTAAGGGGACATGGTGCCACTGGGCTGATGCCACTCAGACCAGACAAGACAGGCCTCATGACGATGGTAAACATGAGACAtgacgaaaaaaaaaggaggcAAGATTAAAGAGACATGGGAAGAggtgagagagagaaaaaaaaaaaaggaaaaaaggaGAAAATCCACGTTGAAGAATTAGCTAGTCTGAAACTTGGACCTAGATCACCAATAAGCGGCAACGCCTTGTCCGATGTAGAGGAAGTATTGGTTTGGATTGGATCCAGGGGAATGGAGCTTTGTCGTTCGTTGGCGTCGTTAGATGGTGATATTACCCTCATTACTTGGACGCAATCACCCGCGGCTGAGGCGGTCACATCCGTCTGGACTGCGTCAGAGATTGATTATTAGTCCTTCCAGAAGCACGGAAGCGCGCATTTACTACAACCGTCCCATCAGGGGGCAGTCACCGCGCTCTTCGATTAGAAAATATGACGCCCAATTTCGGGAAATGGCTGTCGAGCCACAACCGCCCCGCCTGGTGCCCGTGATTGGCGTCCCGGACCCCTTTCCAACAGCCTCTCATCACGGGGCCTCGTGTCGAGCTTCGCCCGCGCGTTTGGCCCGTCTGCCCCGTGAGGCGTAGGCGGCCACTAGTGCCAAACCGATGGGGGGATGGGGGTAGGTAGGTAATCTTGAAGTTGTGGTCGATGTTGGAGACGAGTTTTGGAGGATTTGAGAGAACAAGAGCTGTGTCTTTGAAGGAGGGGTTGGGCTGAACCATCCCGTCTTTTTTAGACATAAATAACAACCTGTAAGCTAAAACATGCATCGACAGCCAGCGAATGCATACTACGTATGCTTGTTTGTGGATTTGCAGTCCATACAGCGCATCTCAGTTACAAGAGGCCCTATAGCAGTTACGAGATCTGCTGGGAGGATGCACCCGGCCAGTACGAGGCGCAGGTACCTACCCTTCTGAGCGCGCCCCCTGCCCGCCTGGCCCTCGGCGGCCCCACCCTCTCCGTCAAGCACGGGCAAGTTAACTCTCAGCCTGCAATCCATCTTAGCACGTTGGCCTTAACATCCCCACTTCGATCCATCCCCATTCCCTCCTGAATTCAAAGTCGCGCCTCTGCCTGCTCgaccttctttttcttctccttcttcctccctctcTGAGCTTGACTGACGACttattcttcctcctcactcACGATCTATCGATACCCTTACCTCTTTTCTAATCTAATCCTGTCGAGGTTGCTTCCCTTCCTTTCGGGACCTCGCTGCTTGTCGCTCTCTGTTCTTACATTCGCTGTTACCCCTTTGCCTTCGGCCGATTCGCATACGTAGCAGTTTCTCAACACCGCAATCATGAAGGGTATGCCTCAAGTCGTGGAGCTCGTGTAGCTTCTCGAGGTTCTCGCAGCATGCTGACCTTCTCTAGGACTCATTCTTGTCGGTGGCTTCGGCACTCGCCTTCGCCCTCTCGTACGTTGCCCCTCTGAGCTCCCTGACCGAGCTGCGCAAAGCTTGCGCCGAGCTCCTCTCGCCTCGTCGAGCGAAACGCTGACAGCTCTGCGATAGACCCTCACCCTCCCTAAGCCTCTTGTCGAGTTCGGCAACAAGCCCATGATCGTGCACCAAATCGAGGCGCTGGTCGCAGCTGGCGTCACTGACATCGTGCTCGCTGTCAACTACCGACCCGAGATCATGGAGAAGTTCCTGGCTGAGGTAAGACAAGAATCAACCATTGCACATGCAAAAGATGTGGGCTGACGTGCGCCTCAGTATGAGGAAAAgtacaacatcaacattgaGTTCTCTGTCGAGTCTGAGCCCCTCGACACTGCCGGACCCCTGAAGCTCGCCGAGTCCATTCTCGCCAAGGACGACTCCCCTTTCTTCGTCCTCAACTCAGACGTCATCTGCGATTACCCCTTCCAGGACCTCCTGGCCTTCCACCGGAGCCACGGAAACGAGGGTACCATCGTCGtcaccaaggtcgaggagccCTCCAAGTATGGTGTCGTTGTCCACCAGCCCGGCCACCGCTCGCTGATCGACCGATTCGTCGAGAAGCCCGTCGAGTTCGTCGGCAACCGCATCAACGCCGGCATGTACATCTTCAACACCTCCATCCTCGACCGTATCGAGCTCCGCCCGACTTCGATCGAGAAGGAGACCTTCCCCGCCATGGTCCGCGACAACCAGCTGCACTCGTTCGACCTCGAGGGCTTCTGGATG
The window above is part of the Fusarium falciforme chromosome 3, complete sequence genome. Proteins encoded here:
- a CDS encoding Mannose-1-phosphate guanyltransferase; its protein translation is MKGLILVGGFGTRLRPLTLTLPKPLVEFGNKPMIVHQIEALVAAGVTDIVLAVNYRPEIMEKFLAEYEEKYNINIEFSVESEPLDTAGPLKLAESILAKDDSPFFVLNSDVICDYPFQDLLAFHRSHGNEGTIVVTKVEEPSKYGVVVHQPGHRSLIDRFVEKPVEFVGNRINAGMYIFNTSILDRIELRPTSIEKETFPAMVRDNQLHSFDLEGFWMDVGQPKDFLSGTCLYLSSLTKRGSKELTPPTEPFVHGGNVMIHPSAKIGKNCRIGPNVTVGPDVVIGDGVRLQRCVLLRGSKVKDHAWVKSTIVGWNSTVGRWARLENVTVLGDDVTIGDEIYVNGGSVLPHKSIKANVDIPAIIM